tatatACAAAAACCAAATGAAAAGAAACTTTTGTAATTTACTAAGGAGGAGAGAAGGAGGGGGAGTCAATCAACACTCCACTATCAGTTCACCGCTAAAACACTTCCCTCCACCAACAAGATCTTGATATGCCACTCCTGGTGTTTTTGAAGTCCTAACATGCTACTCGAAAAGATGGGGCTGCAAGCATATgtatccacacacacacacacacacacacacacacacatatatgttaAAAGACCTAAGTGctcttgagtttattttttaattacaaaaaaagctatattgaaatatgaaaacACTCGTAGAAGCAAGTTCAAAGAAATAAGATTTCAAGTGTAGTTAGATAATTATACCatcaaaaaaagatgaaaagtgCAAAAGTCCccatataattgtattttttttaattttattttaagagtaattaataattcaaatatgCAATAAATTTATGAAGAGATAGATTTACTCCATTTAACATTTAACTTGGTAATACCAATGGAGTCATGtgaaaaaaccattttatttcataacttttcttttcttagtttGTATTATGAAGAGTAAAATCATCGTTATATTATAGCAACAATAAATCTTGCTTCATTTAtcactattaattttttttattagtattatgaTAACGTGGATAAACCCATATCCCACAATGTTAATCAAACTacattaatagtttttaatttatatgtctatctttttttttggggaGAATAAAGCAATGATGCTAACCATATATATGCATTACTCCTGTAAATACGCAATTACTAACGTAAGATGCATCCTCATTAAATTCAGCTGGCATTTACCGAAGACAACTTGTGCCCCCTAAACATCCATGCTGGAAGCGGAAACGGTCAAGAAGACAAGACATGTCATGTAAAAACGAGAAATTAGCTCCCTTTCCCTTAATGGTCATTCGATCACATCTTTCCAACTTGCGTGTTGTAGGGTGGCGAAGCAAGGAGATAAATTAAATGcgacagtattttttttattagaaaatatactaaaataatatttattttatttttaatattaataaattaataatttaaaaatacaaaaacaaattaaaaaataactttaaaaaataacaaaacggTAATTCAACCGCTGAGCCAAACATTTCATGGTTAACAAAATGCTATTTTTctctatctttttatataacaaatcaaaacaattaaaaaatataaaaaaataatttaataaaaaagcttGTAAAAAAATAACGAAACGTGATTCAACCGCTACGCCAAACCTTCCACGGTTAACAAGATGCGATTTTTCTCTACCTTTCTAATAGAATCTTCAACGTCAATGTTCTTGTATTATCGGTTGCTTAATCTGAGATTTAAATTCTTTTCAACTCCCAGTCTGCCATGGAAATCACCTCTATATCTTTCACACGGTCAACAACccagtaaataatatgattgACAAACTAATTGCTACTCACATTTTGACAAGGAAAAGTAAGCAAGCACCATTGAATACCCTAAGAAATTAATGTCTAAGAACTAAGGAAATCATAGGGGGCCAAGAAAAAATTTCAGGTTGCCGAGCCCCCCCATGGAAGGTCCCGAGCCCACCCATGTCTCCTCATTGGTCCTACGTTTCTCCAACTTCAATTCTTTTGGCATTTTTGGTGGAGGTTAATTGTGTATTTGACGGTGTGGTTGtaactgttttttaaataattttttatgttaaatatatattaattatatattttttaaaaattatttttaatactagcacattaaaataattattttcaaagaaaaggaagaggacGAGGgtgagatttttaaattttaatcctcCATCAAGGATTTGAAAATCATGCATGTGTGTTATTCGGGGTACTGAATTAttactatattatattataaacaaTATCATGGAACACTCTTTGCGTATTTTAAGatgcaaataattaaataatatttgccTCATGATGCACAAGCACAAGCATGTCAACTCACGTCCACACGCAAGGCCAAAACGACTGCGTACCGGGTGACGCCAATTATTGAAGTTGGCGGCACATAgccattttctcttttatataaatTCTTGCTTCTTCTATCTTAAAgtcgattaattaattaattaactttagCTGGTCAAATGCCAAACATTAATTAAAGTGAAACCCGTTTTCAAGGGAGAAATTGTAAAGACCATTggattttctatttctattttttttatttgttttttccactTGAgctttacaatttttatttttattaagtgttttatttgaaatatttgagtGCTCATATTTTAAAGAGTTTATTAATTAAgtgtttctaattttaaaagctaaaaaatattcatttcattttctcacTGTAAATTGAATTCATCCCTTGAAGCGTGCAATTAGCTTGAAAAACAAACCGTTTAGATAAGTTGGTCATACACTTGTAAGAGATGACGTGTTCGTAAAATATTCGAAAGCATCTTATTAACACGCCTACATTTAAATCAATGATAGTATCTTTCTGAAAAATGAAGTTGatcgtatttattttttttaaatgaagctgaattatattaataagtcatataataaaaaaataaaaaataaaaaagagagagagaaagatccAATCACACTTGCGATCAaacaaaagacaatatttttttaatctgtcatatcttaaaaaataaaataaaaattaaaacttaaagtGCACAATACCACAAGAATTCTTcagtctctctcttttttttataaaaaaaaaatgtaaacaaaGAGTGTTTTCAGATCAAATTTTCCGGATATTTAAGATTGAATTTTATGGAAAGatgatcctaattttttttgtgttttaaaaatatttaaaaaaaatttattttttttatttttttacttcaaattaatatttttttaatgtttttaaaattattttcatatactgatatcaaaaataattttaaaaaaataaaaaaatatatatttttgaatgtattttttagtaaaatttactttaaaaaataataaataatcacactttccaaacaaaaaaaatacaatcaacctgtaaaagaaaactataaaaaaatatatataagccGTTGAATTATGATTCtaagatgatattttataaTACAATCGACCcatgcatataattttttttttaatgtttaggaCTGTCAGATTGATGATGATGGACGCCATGTATCTTAGTTGCAAAGCATtggtttttagatattttcttttttccaaagtAAGTAGTCATCAATTACGGTATCTCATCGAAGATAAAAGGACTAACATGAAGTTTGGAATTTGGAattgtcttttaaattatgtttttaaaaatattaattttttatttttattttgtaattgttttaatatattgatattaaaaatatttcttttaaaaaataaaaaaacatatattttaatatatatttaaataaaaaaaccacaaaaaaaaaaaaaaaaacttaaaaaaaacccGTCAGGGTACGAACGCGTAAAGGAATACAGAGACCCATTATAAAGATAACATTAACCTGGAAGGAAAAGGTCTTCTTATTAGTCTTCGCTGATTTGATCATGTGGACTGTCCTCACTTCATTTCTTCTGGTCTTACACGCcactctctctatctctctctcaattCCCATTTATTTCCATGCGTGTTTATTCTACTTTTCTTTCTCGTCTTGTTACTTTCCCACCTGCATTGCTTGTTCATCGCCTGTTTCATGCCTCGGTTTTGAATCGTAATTATTTTTCTACCGTCTCCGCTATCTGCCCCTTTATACCTGTCATTCTATTATTGGTTGGTTTTCTGCTGCCATCACTTCTCTACAATATAATTCCTCCGATCAAAGCTCAATTCTTTCTCTGTTGTGTTTACACTTTGATTCAATCCTCAACTGGGTTTCTTAGTTTGCTTCTCTATCTATATAGTTTGCTAAGCTTGctttttcccttcatttcctGCAGTTTTCATTTCTTCATCCTGCGTTTCTTTTTTGAGCCCTTTTAAGGCCCTCCTTCGCTCTTGCAATTGCAACAATCTGAGACAATACGTGCTTGTGGCAAGTTTTAATATCGAAAGCTTGAGGGAAAAACCATGAAgtgtttctatatttttaaggaTAAATCTAAGAACACGAAAGGGAAAGCAAATTCAGCCCCAGAATTGGGAGGCCAACGCAAATCAGATATTTCATCTTCGAGTCGTACAGCGAAGTCCTTACCATGTCCAAGAAGCATACCTGAATTGTACAACGTGAGCGAgcacaatttgcaagttttcaGTTTTCAAGAGCTTAGAGAGGCTACAAATGGTTTTAACAGATTGCTTAAGATTGGAGAAGGTGGTTTTGGGAGTGTGTACAAGGGAACAATCAGACCTGCTAATGGTCAAGGGGATCCTATAGTTGTTGCCATAAAAAAGCTCAACAACCACGGCTTGCAGGTACAATCTCATTGTTTCTTTGTAATTGCTgtgcttaatttatttaattttccaaTTGCCTCTTGCATTCAGTAATGTACTTTGGTGAACTAACTGTTTGTATGGACATCTtgttataaattgaaaaaatgtcATGTTTTGCTTTTCTCCTCAGTTAAATCaaggtgttaaaaaaaatttgacaaagaAAGCGTCTTTTGGTGATTGACTGATTTACAAGCATATCCATTCCTGAAATGATCACAAAATACTAATGTACTCATTTTGAGGCTCACAATCACTTTACATGTAATAATTTTCATTCGGTTGGGGGAGTTAATGTTGAAATCAAAATCTGACATGATCATGTGAAGAAATGTGGCTTACAAGTCACATAATCTCGACTTTGGGATACAGATTATGTCATTTTGCTGCCAAAAATGTCTTTGGCCAAAGTAGCAAGACAATTCCATTTGGATATGCAGGGATCTTGAGTTTCTTTCTTAATAATGATAGGATAATAATGTTGACAGTGATAAGTTAGACTTTTGCAAGTCATTTGGCGATTGCCAGGGGGAGAGTATTGTGAATGAGCAGAGAGTTGGCTTTATCACAAAATTTagcaagagaaaaaagaagctaaCGGACAATAATATGCAATAGGCCAATAACTCTTGCATCTGTTAAACTTTAACTTTATGCTTAGAATCCATTATAATAAGGAAAATGGAGTATCTTTCTTGGAACAAAGCTCAAATTAACTGGATCCAAAAGTTAGTATTCGGTCCTTGGAATCTTCTCTGTAGTTCAAATTACacaaattcatcaaaacttaattttttttcggtaGTATTGATGCCTGTTGGCCTTCATTAACTGttgtatgttttcttttatttgttgtttatgTGTCTCTTCATTTCATCAACTAAAACCTGTTTCTTTTGGTGATGTCCTTCTCTGATATAGGGTCATAAACAATGGCTTGCAGAAGTTCAATTTCTTCGAGTTGTTAGTCACCCAAACCTAGTGAAACTTATAGGTTACTGCTCCGTAGATGGTGAAAGAGGGATCCAACGGCTACTGGTTTATGAATATATGCCTAACAGAAGCTTAGAAGATCATCTTTTCAACAGAGGTCTGCCCAATCTGCCATGGAGGAAAAGATTAGAGATAATCCTTGGTGCTGCTGAAGGATTGGCTTACTTGCATGGAGGAATGGAAGTCCAGGTACTTTTTACTATGACCTAGATGAACTGAATTAATGGCCCTGTTACGTAGACTGCACCAAGTCGAAATCTGTCTTGATCTAGGAATCCGGAGCGTCTTGCACTTTCATGCTTTCAAGTTGTGGCTATGATGCTATTCTTAAGATGAGTGTGTGGACTCGTAAGGTATTGGCTGattcttgtaaaaaaagaaatgtatttGTGTGTAGGTCTTGAAGTCAGAACCTTCTAATATTAATGTAGATTAATTGGCCCATTCTGGACCATCATACTGGTAGAGTCATACAGAATTTGAGCAACTGGTTTAGACAGATAGTTGCTTCCTGTGAGAACATTTTATCCTGTCTCGCTATGATTTGACAAGTCTCCAGCCCAGGAAGATGATATGACCTGGCCACAGTTCTCATTCTTTTCTGGTAGGGAATTTTACTGACTCATTAAACATACCTCATAGTTTCTGGAAAAGGCATTTGCTGAATCTACTGTTCAGATATAGTGGTGGGTGGATGAGAAATTTCATCATTACCTAGTTTTACACTAAAGGATATTATTGTGACATCTCGCCATGGATGAAACCTTGGCAGAACTCATTTTCTGCATCCAAGttcttataatttcttttcctAAGGGTATCGGTTTTATGTGATGTGGAGAAGCTGTGAATTGGACAAACGGCATTGagtatcttattttgtttatgaatgatCGTAGCGTTCTTGGCCTCACATTGAAAGTTTTGGTACATTTTAAGACAGCCTCTTattcaattattgaattttaatccTTTTCTGTCTCAATTGCACAGGTAATTTATAGAGATTTCAAATCCTCGAATGTTCTTTTGGATGAGGACTTCAAGCCGAAGCTCTCAGATTTTGGGCTTGCTAGAGAAGGGCCGACTGGTGATCGGACTCATGTATCCACTGCGGTGAGTAGCTTTATGACGTGTTTTAAACAAAACCATCTTCTAATATGCGTTCTTCATTAGTTTGCTGAACCAAAAAATGTAGCTGGTTAATCTAATCACCTTTAACTTCCATACTAGAAGTGATGCAGCTCAGATTGTAGAAAATGTGTGTTTTAGAAACTGAAAAATCTCAGTATGTCATTGGTTATATATGAATTATGCTGCAACTAGGTGGAACCAAATTAACCTCTtatctttccctttcttttctttcttctttaccGATATCTATCAAATCATTAACACGAATTTTTCCTGAAAAGTTACATTTTTAGATCTGGATAAGCATGGTTATGCAGGATGCCTTTCCCTGATCAATAATTAATACAAAGCTGCTTGATTGTatttcaatattgattttttggcattgcatgtttttttgttgatgtgTTTGCCGGTGTCAGGTGCTTGGTACATATGGGTATGCTGCTCCTGAATATGTTGAAACAGGCCACCTCACCAGTCAAAGTGATATATGGAGCTTCGGTGTGGTTCTCTACGAAATCCTTACTGGCAGGCGAACTGTGGAAAGAAACCGCCCTGCAGCGGAGCAGAAGCTTCTATATTGGGTGAAACAGTTCCCAGTTGACAGTAGTAGATTCAGCATGATTATTGATCCACGACTGAGAAATGAGTACTCTATCAAAGCAGCAAGGCAACTTGCTAAGTTGGCAGATAGCTGCCTAAACAAGAACGCAAAAGAGCGGCCGACAATGACTAAAGTGGTGGCGAGCCTGAAGCAAATAATACAAGATTTGGAAGGGGGAAGCACCTCCACAAATAAGAATATTGCCGAATCATCTCAATCTAGCTTGTTTAGGCGAAGACAGAACAAGGTTTGTCCATGTATAATCTTTAACAGTTTGGCTAGAGCCAAGACATTACCATACTTTTCTGATTGAACTACCTTTTGTAATTTTGACAGGTGTAAATGTTTGGATACCAAGCACAACGGATGGAACTATGAACAGTGCACCTGAAATTCGTTCCAGTGAGAAATAAATCCTAGAGTTGCATAAATTTTGTAAATGAGTTGATCCGATTCAGTGTCGGATAAGCCAAGGGTTCGAGGTAGCTAATACCATTCTTTTCCATTGTAAAGATTGTAAATGGAGTGAGGCAGGCAATAACAAAGAGTGAATGGGCAGAATGGTCGTGGATCTTGATGCCAAACTTCTGTCTGATATGATTACAATGATTAATGTAATGTGGTTTCCATTATTTCTCAACTCGTGATCAACCTCTTGTACTTATTTCTGCCTTTTGGATCAATCTtcgagattttatatatattgttaaattaatgttggtgtttgaattaatttatatatatctcgattaaatttattgatcctaaaattaaaagtttattagaATGTGAGAACGAGAGAGTTTGCCATGACTTGCAGACTGATATTTtgctgtttttaattttgaatgttgCTTGAGGCTTTTGAAGGGAGTTGATTACGTTGAGTCTCATTCTCAGATAATTCCTAGAGCGCATTTCTCACATTAACTCGGtatatttaaaagattttaataaattttaatgagtACTATATTTAAGGCTTTAAcccaaattacaaaaaaaaaaaaaaaaaaaaaaaacttatacatGAGGCAAATAATTCGATCATCATTCGGACTTGCAAATTAAaccataatataataattttaaacccCGACCGtatgaaatcataaaattgatacaaatactatgtttttgttataaaataaaatatactaaatgATTTCTTTCCACTATCATGGAGATATTTGTGGTGTAGtgtgaaataatatttttaatccagAGCATGAAATAGCTGCTCTATCTCTCCACGTGTTCCATATTCATcctaagaaataaaaacatatattcaaagtattttatttatttttcattttggtggAGCAGGCGGAGGAAACCACACGGTCCACGTACGAATAAaccaagataatatatttttttttgtacgaggtattataaaatattgtgaAGAATCAGGGCTCATGTTTCAAGTTTCAATCACCAACTTGCCAGTAATTTGACATTACCATCACAagctggctggctggctggctggctggctggtCGGCTGCCCGCACCATACATGAAAAAACGTTACTTCATAACGGGCTTGAATTCGACCCTCTTCAATCATGTTTGGAATAATAAATTGTCAGAAGGACAGAGAACTTTTTCGCGTTGGAGTGTTGGTTTGTTTTAGAGGTTGAGTTTGGGTGTGGAAtccattaaaaagatatataaaaaaagaaaaaatagtttttgtgaAGTTTTGTGTATAATTGGGTTGTACCCAAacaacctcaaccacaaaaagctaaaacaaacacacccaaattcatttctttaaaatttacaaattaatattatatatatatatatatatatatgtcagtgaaatattttatactataaaataattataatatatatatacaactaaAAGTAAAGGCAAATTTAatcattaacttttttataatccatccaaaaaaaaagtaagtcttttctaattctttaagcataataaataatctaattattctcaaaatataaaatttaaaactagcatacatgattatttatatcttttcattttttaaatacaattaaatgaCATTCATTTAGGGGccttttgatattttcattttgatctttcTCTTATTACAAGGTTCATcgataacaatttatttttttatactaatttttttaaaacaatataaaaaaaaggttgaaagaAGGTTGGTGCATTGAAGGTTTCTGCGCTTTTCTAGCAATGCGCGGCACATtttgatgacaaaaaaaaaaattatatttttaccgtATCATTGAAAATATCACCACATCCTTTTCTTGTTGGTGCAACGCGTGTTAATAATAGCagtattatttaacattgatgaactctttttttttttttcctttttttctttcttatctcctaaaaattataggtttgtcttctttgttgttgatatttcaactttaatgcttattattttttattttttttttgatttttttgtaaaaattttaattgttttaaatttcatcttccAATCCTAATTTGTCATATATTattactttcaattttatcctaattcttttaatttttattttttttcttttgtttttttgtaaaggttttattggttttttaatttcatccttcatatatatatattatttttttaatcttaatatcAACTTtatacattatgttttttatttttttcattttaccccCCTCTCATGTATAAAGTTgatattaagattaaaaaaataatacttgagATTTTTAAATCGGAAGTTACTTAAGAGAGTTTTGTAAGTTGCAATGGAAGGAAAACTAGTAAATCTCCCATGCATGGTTCAGGTGTAAAGCATTAAAATACAGGCTCTAGTTATTGGAGCCCAGCCTTAGCCCACATTacttcagtttttattttattagtctgtttatttatttgctgctgagaaaaaggaggggggggggtTCCAGGGTGTACTGTACTGAGAGAAAAGCTTTGTAAAACCCGAAACTAACTCATAGACTAGAAATAGAACCgaaaacaaaatagaattgGAAAAAGGAAAATGGGAAAATCGTTCACACTAGTTCAAACAGTAAC
This region of Populus alba chromosome 3, ASM523922v2, whole genome shotgun sequence genomic DNA includes:
- the LOC118062872 gene encoding probable serine/threonine-protein kinase PBL19, with translation MKCFYIFKDKSKNTKGKANSAPELGGQRKSDISSSSRTAKSLPCPRSIPELYNVSEHNLQVFSFQELREATNGFNRLLKIGEGGFGSVYKGTIRPANGQGDPIVVAIKKLNNHGLQGHKQWLAEVQFLRVVSHPNLVKLIGYCSVDGERGIQRLLVYEYMPNRSLEDHLFNRGLPNLPWRKRLEIILGAAEGLAYLHGGMEVQVIYRDFKSSNVLLDEDFKPKLSDFGLAREGPTGDRTHVSTAVLGTYGYAAPEYVETGHLTSQSDIWSFGVVLYEILTGRRTVERNRPAAEQKLLYWVKQFPVDSSRFSMIIDPRLRNEYSIKAARQLAKLADSCLNKNAKERPTMTKVVASLKQIIQDLEGGSTSTNKNIAESSQSSLFRRRQNKV